From Daphnia pulicaria isolate SC F1-1A chromosome 11, SC_F0-13Bv2, whole genome shotgun sequence, the proteins below share one genomic window:
- the LOC124315884 gene encoding anaphase-promoting complex subunit 5-like → MATRESLPLNSFKLNNDDRVSPFKVAVLVFVREYCTARLAQLGMSPHSHYNSIPPFSPQQCKDFCLLSLELIQCYDVTWEDFEIILEPGHYNLNATIVSEFIQSLQQIVKDGASGLLDLGESLEKLLMEPAKGKPMIRRDSVLGIFIRKMVLQLDRMTFEGTVELSNNLTTYLDKSKQSDDPLEMVQVSRKQAELLVSQQLTMLQRNESLAHSPVNLQKIIDRILHENKDFAEANFLAHLNEMRCQDFGQAQKRLHQSYEQGTISVEGLIHTKIEENLMNNKTFRHASLNMAFLYASFGHHELAVTALRETVALSGEAADHVCLQESLAWFCHLEQNPEMRLKMMERLVTKSSESNLHYLASLGLAMWTQDCALTGVDPTRIFEYLHTNDVANCQHSLTDMTLTCLALRAAIWNFYGYPRNALQVSQLLLTLHTGDPTKGNIYYNNEHMHMAICNIALHLSREGRYADAESITKFAASQYAFQQHSQMWKMTDLHVTFYRTLWLGQWDKAELIVSQLAVFDRAESQAKKAHLMLCKGDTSQGKFVLNALEEKLSNTKESSNHRMPNPGWKMGQKLRLQVQCLMLRAVLLSARQNFVEALLQISQASDICTKHHMSLELALVGMQSAEIQLLMNFTANALDLVRKHLNIIYTHGSLFEQGAATYLLARCLLAESGAKKCDPGELKSKKAEIFPLLTRAKKIFNQIEAFHHVKDVVFLEALLYNHLGYEKERNTRAMLFKQLDELYPLKTSNNIQIFISL, encoded by the exons ATGGCTACTCGGGAAAGCCTTCCCCTTAATtcctttaaattaaataacgaTGACCGTGTCAGTCCGTTTAAAGTTGccgttcttgtttttgttcggGAATACTGCACTGCTCGTTTGGCCCAATTGGGAATGTCTCCTCATTCTCACTACAATTCCATCCCGCCCTTTTCACCCCAGCAATGTAAAGATTTTTGCCTGCTGTCACTTGAGCTTATCCAGTGTTATGATGTCACCTGggaagattttgaaattattctaGAACCAGGACACTACAACCTTAATGCCACTATAGTTTCTGAGTTCATTCAGAGTCTGCAACAGATTGTTAAAGATGGAGCGTCTGGGTTGCTCGATCTTGGAGAAAGTTTGGAAAAACTCTTGATGGAACCAGCCAAAGGCAAACCCATGATCAGAAGAGACAGTGTACTGGGCATCTTTATTAGGAAAATGGTTCTGCAATTGGATAGAATGACATTTGAAGGAACAGTGGAACTGAGCAATAACCTCACAACATATCTGGACAAATCGAAACAAAGTGATGATCCCCTAGAAATGGTGCAAGTATCAAGAAAGCAAGCTGAACTGCTTGTATCCCAACAACTAACTATGCTGCAGAGGAATGAGAGCTTGGCCCACAGCCCTGTAAACTTGCAGAAAATCATTGACCGTATTCTACATGAGAATAAAGATTTTGCAGAGGCAAACTTTCTTGCTCACTTGAATGAAATGAGATGTCAAGACTTTGGCCAAGCTCAAAAGAGACTCCATCAGTCGTATGAACAAGGAACCATTTCTGTTGAAGGCCTTATCCATACCAAGatagaagaaaatttgatgaaTAATAAGACATTTCGCCACGCATCGCTGAACATGGCTTTCTTATACGCTTCTTTTGGGCATCACGAACTGGCAGTTACGGCTTTGCGCGAAACAGTTGCCTTGTCGGGAGAAGCAGCTGATCACGTCTGTCTTCAGGAATCACTCGCTTGGTTCTGTCATTTGGAACAAAATCCCGAAATGAGATTGAAGATGATGGAGCGTCTCGTGACCAAGTCTAGTGAATCCAACCTGCACTATCTCGCTTCCCTTGGTTTGGCAATGTGGACTCAAGATTGCGCCTTAACTGGAGTTGATCCAACAAGAATCTTTGAATACCTTCACACTAATGATGTCGCTAATTGTCAACATTCACTCACGGACATGACGTTAACTTGTTTGGCTTTAAGAGCAGCCATTTGGAATTTTTATGGTTATCCTAGGAACGCTTTGCAG GTATCCCAATTGTTGCTGACGTTGCACACCGGGGACCCGACCAAGGGCAACATCTATTACAACAACGAGCACATGCATATGGCTATTTGTAACATTGCTCTACATCTTTCCCGGGAAGGACGTTATGCCGACGCAGAGTCGATAACCAAATTTGCAGCTAGCCAGTATGCCTTTCAGCAACATTCACAGATGTGGAAAATGACGGACCTACACGTGACATTCTACCGAACACTTTGGCTTGGGCAATGGGACAAAGCCGAACTAATCGTCTCCCAACTAGCCGTGTTTGACCGTGCTGAAAGCCAGGCTAAAAAAGCTCATTTGATGTTGTGTAAAGGCGATACCTCTCAGGGAAAATTCGTACTGAATGCTTTGGAGGAAAAGCTTTCAAACACCAAAGAGTCCAGTAACCATCGAATGcccaatcctgggtggaaaatGGGTCAGAAACTAAGGCTTCAAGTTCAGTGTTTGATGCTTCGTGCTGTGCTACTTTCTGCACGACAGAACTTTGTCGAAGCACTTTTGCAAATTAGTCAAGCTTCGGACATTTGCACCAAACATCACATGAGCCTCGAGCTCGCTTTGGTTGGAATGCAATCGGCTGAAATCCAG TTATTGATGAATTTTACCGCCAACGCGCTGGATCTAGTCCGCAAACACCTCAACATCATTTACACGCATGGATCATTATTCGAGCAGGGTGCTGCAACATATTTACTGGCTAGGTGTTTGCTTGCCGAGAGCGGGGCCAAGAAATGTGACCCCGGGGAGTTAAAAAGCAAGAAAGCGGAGATCTTTCCTCTCCTAACTCGagctaaaaaaatctttaatcaAATCGAAGCTTTTCATCACGTCAAGGACGTTGTCTTTTTGGAGGCCTTGCTCTACAACCATCTAGGttacgaaaaagaaagaaatacgcGAGCAATGCTTTTCAAACAGCTCGATGAATTGTACCCCCTCAAAACATCAAACAACATACAGATTTTCATTAGTCTCTAA
- the LOC124315869 gene encoding condensin complex subunit 3-like — translation MVGNKHIEEIFAKSQHSIADHPKLVKNLRKVYDQIEDVDSFNQHFIKCFKCLLIHGERETAVNFCLDFAAKFATSFELEKDPEDEDGECHPFYEKLFDFLLSHHNVKSQAVRFRVCQFINRMLEELNESACISAELFEKIYDAMLERIQDRIASVRVQAVIALQRLQDPTNKECPVIKALVFHLERDPHPEVRRAVLKALGCNYFTLEFVLVRLRDVKDLVRRQAYIFISERVHVRTLSIANRVTILNLGLNDKSAAVTTMVQDKLIPAWINAMEGSIFNFLRGLDVEGCSDTAVQVLQVWLKTLNYKEITSQLPIGEENLVSIEALKPEVALYWCTAVSFLRNEGVHAADALETIMPEMTAFGKYLKTFVLARLTETDDMEVLSMEFIVANLLEMAQHFDLADEAGRLNLRRDLCDLLQHEKTSPALTRTMVKCISLIEPNLDVRIAKLLEVISELREPLTQAEVLIPEDQQRRNKLEIAQCRVQVNELKEELQEAIDKQNFLGAQEIQQKMVVLETKLSELCSRPTTHDVEVFREERDDPLTLLKCLSTVCELLKNSPMLKLTKELDQLLMSLILPCVERIDPAVRNAAFEALGCLCTCDLELAQQRLLLFVQAVQMDHQILQITTAKVLFDLVQLFGLSTFEDQESGTSLATVLTDLLDSEDADVQTIAVEGFAKLLIASRIESSMILSRLVIFLFHPLTDENVRLRQVLHVFFPFFASMDIANQQQLEAAFVPTIKTIQKAPCTSPLAEIDISMIVKFFVDLTQESLLAAKPEVDHTIHDQLAMKLCTESMRSPDTNESKVYLKALLQLNMSFSNPSNTKDLHTLIRKMLRNFREKGSIRMIEQFESIVEKHLTANADSAKSATENDSDMEVEPVIAPPSPPINKPRTRKLGSKHAATLLMDTSSDVDVSQSSDVFFSPEMTSTQKEKPREKSPEVVIEQMDSSSTTNSEKTVPSRTRRQAPRSVSVVAEERTTPPPSPPRRRTRSTRSAVVSSVDEDSVPVDDGDRTPPSPPRRRIRSTRSVVVSSVDEDGGEQTTPSPPLRRTRTTRPAVISSSDEDEDVIPPTPPNKNTKKSARSTRKR, via the exons ATGGTAGGAAACAAACACATTGAAGAGATATTTGCCAAAAGCCAACATTCCATTGCTGATCACCCCAAACTAGTAAAGAACCTTAGAAAAGTCTATGACCAAATTGAAGATGTAGATTCTTTTaatcaacattttattaaatgCTTCAAGTGTCTCTTGATTCATGGAGAAAGGGAGACTGCTGTTAACTTTTGTTTAGATTTTGCAGCCAAATTTGCAACATCGTTTGAACTGGAAAAAGATCCAGAAGATGAAGATGGTGAATGCCACCCTTTCTatgaaaaactttttgattttcttttgtccCATCACAATGTCAAGAGCCAGGCTGTTCGATTTAGAGTGTGCCAGTTCATTAATAGAATGCTAGAAGAGTTGAATGAGTCTGCTTGCATCAGCGCagaactttttgaaaaaatttatgatgCCATGCTTGAAAGAATTCAAGACAGAATTGCCTCAGTTCGGGTCCAGGCTGTCATTGCCCTACAGCGCCTGCAAGATCCTACCAACAAAGAATGTCCAGTTATTAAG GCATTAGTTTTccatttggaaagagatcCTCATCCCGAAGTACGTCGAGCTGTACTCAAGGCCCTTGGATGCAATTATTTTACGCTCGAATTCGTTTTGGTCAGGCTGCGTGACGTCAAAGACCTTGTTCGCAGGCAGGCCTATATCTTCATTAGTGAGAG agTTCATGTCCGAACATTATCAATTGCTAATCGTGTGACAATTTTGAACCTCGGACTCAACGACAAATCAGCTGCTGTGACGACCATGGTGCAGGACAAACTTATCCCTGCCTGGATCAACGCCATGGAAGGTTCCATCTTCAATTTTCTCCGTGGACTTGATGTGGAAGGCTGCAGCGATACTGCTGTTCAAGTCTTGCAAGTTTGGTTGAAAACGCTCAACTACAAGGAGATAACATCTCAGTTGCCTATTGGTGAAGAAAATCTGGTTAGTATCGAAGCGTTAAAGCCAGAAGTGGCTCTTTACTGGTGCACGGCCGTTTCTTTCCTGCGAAACGAGGGAGTTCATGCAGCAGATGCTCTTGAAACCATTATGCCAGAAATGACAGCGTTtgggaaatatttgaaaacttTCGTTTTGGCAAGGCTTACCGAAACCGACGACATGGAG GTATTGAGTATGGAATTTATCGTTGCTAACTTATTGGAGATGGCACAACACTTTGACCTTGCGGATGAAGCGGGTCGCTTGAATTTGCGACGCGATCTCTGCGATCTTTTACAACACGAAAAGACTAGCCCAGCATTGACTCGTACCATGGTCAAGTGTATTAGTCTGATTGAACCCAATTTGGATGTTCGCATCGCCAAATTGCTTGAGGTCATTTCAGAGCTGCGAGAGCCACTAACTCAGGCGGAAGTACTCATTCCAGAAGATCAGCAGCGAAGGAACAAATTAGAG ATTGCTCAATGTCGAGTCCAGGTGAACGAATTAAAGGAAGAATTGCAGGAGGCCATTGACAAACAAAACTTTCTTGGTGCCCAAGAGATTCAACAAAAGATGGTCGTTTTGGAGACGAAACTAAGCGAGTTGTGCAGTCGGCCCACCACTCATGACGTTGAAGTGTTCCGCGAAGAGAGAGATGATCCCTTAACACTACTAAAGTGTCTCAGCACCGTTTGCGAGCTGCTAAAAAATTCGCCG atgcTTAAATTGACGAAAGAATTGGACCAACTTTTAATGTCTCTGATCTTGCCTTGCGTCGAGAGAATCGATCCAGCTGTCCGAAATGCCGCTTTTGAAGCTTTGGGTTGCCTGTGTACTTGCGACTTGGAACTGGCCCAACAACGTTTGCTCTTGTTTGTACAAGCAGTTCAGATGGATCACCAAATCCTTCAGATCACAACAGCCAAAGTTCTTTTTGATCTCGTTCAATTATTTGGTCTTTCC acttttgaGGACCAAGAGAGTGGTACATCTCTAGCTACGGTGCTGACTGATCTGTTGGATAGTGAAGATGCAGATGTTCAAACAATTGCTGTCGAGGGTTTCGCTAAACTATTGATTGCTTCCCG AATTGAATCGTCCATGATTCTTTCGCGCTTGGTCATTTTCCTGTTCCACCCGCTGACGGATGAAAACGTTCGTCTGCGTCAAGTCCTCCacgtcttttttcctttctttgctTCCATGGATATTGCAAACCAACAACAATTGGAGGCGGCTTTCGTACCGACTATCAAGACCATTCAAAAGGCCCCGTGTACTTCTCCTTTGGCGGAGATAGACATTTCCATGATCGTCAAATTCTTTGTCGACTTGACACAG GAAAGTTTATTAGCCGCCAAGCCTGAGGTCGATCACACCATCCACGATCAACTCGCTATGAAACTTTGTACTGAATCGATGCGATCTCCTGATACGAACGAAAGTAAAGTCTACCTCAAGGCCTTGTTGCAGTTGAACATGTCGTTCTCCAATCCGTCAAACACTAAAGACTTGCACACTCTTATCCGGAAAATGCTTCGAAATTTCAGAGAGAAGGGTTCCATCAGAATGATTGAGCAATTTGAATCTATCGTAGAAAAGCATTTGACGGCTAATGCGGACTCGGCCAAGTCTGCTACTGAAAACGATTCCGATATGGAAGTTGAACCTGTTATTGCTCCCCCATCTCCTCCCATCAATAAGCcaagaacaagaaaattagGAAGTAAACATGCAGCGACTCTTTTAATGGATACTAGTAGCGACGTCGATGTCTCCCAAAGTTCCGATGTTTTCTTCAGCCCAGAAATGACAAGCactcaaaaggaaaaacctcGTGAAAAATCACCCGAAGTTGTTATTGAACAAATGGATTCGAG TTCGACCACAAACAGCGAGAAAACCGTACCTTCAAGAACTCGACGACAGGCTCCACGCAGCGTTTCCGTTGTCGCTGAGGAACGAACAACACCTCCTCCTTCCCCACCTCGTCGTAGAACACGATCGACGAGATCAGCCGTGGTTTCCAGTGTCGACGAGGACAGTGTTCCCGTTGACGATGGGGACCGAACACCTCCTTCCCCACCTCGGCGTAGAATACGATCAACGAGATCAGTTGTGGTTTCCAGTGTCGACGAGGACGGTGGGGAACAAACAACTCCTTCCCCACCTCTGCGCAGAACACGAACGACGAGACCAGCCGTGATTTCTAGTTCCGACGAGGATGAAGATGTTATACCTCCGACTCcaccaaataaaaatactaaaaagtCGGCAAGATCAACCAGGAAGCGTTGA
- the LOC124315921 gene encoding mitochondrial 2-oxoglutarate/malate carrier protein-like, with the protein MGEAQMPKPVRFAIGGLSGMAATLFVQPMDLIKNRMQLSGEGGKAKEHRNTLHAIRSIMMKEGISGMYSGLSAGLLRQATYTTTRLGIYTWLFDTMSGPDGKPPGFATKAVLGMAAGVVGAFVGTPAEVALIRMTADGRLPEADRRNYKHVGDALVRMVREEGLVTLWRGAIPTMARAMVVNAAQLASYSQAKQSLMSTGYFSENVILHFWASMISGLVTTAASMPVDIAKTRLQNMRFIDGKPEYKGAVDVLGRVVRNEGILALWKGFTPYYARIGPHTVLTFIFLEQMNTFYKRNILGLKDAKGGGI; encoded by the exons ATGGGTGAAGCTCAAATGCCAAAACCAGTTAGGTTTGCTATTGGAGGTTTGTCAGG AATGGCTGCCACATTGTTTGTCCAACCTATGGATCTTATTAAGAACAGAATGCAGTTGAGCGGTGAAGGTGGCAAAGCCAAAGAACACAGGAACACTTTGCACGCAATTAGATCCATCATGATGAAAGAGGGTATCTCTGGCATGTATTCTGGTTTATCTGCAGGCCTTCTGAGACAGGCAACCTATACAACAACTAGGCTGGGAATTTACACATGGCTGTTTGACACCATGAGTGG tcCTGATGGAAAACCACCAGGTTTTGCAACAAAAGCTGTGCTTGGAATGGCTGCTGGAGTTGTAGGAGCATTTGTGGGAACCCCAGCTGAG GTTGCCCTTATTCGTATGACAGCAGATGGAAGACTGCCAGAGGCAGACAGAAGGAATTACAAGCACGTCGGTGACGCGTTGGTTCGGATGGTCAGGGAGGAAGGATTGGTCACTCTCTGGAGAG GAGCGATCCCAACGATGGCTCGGGCAATGGTGGTAAATGCCGCCCAACTTGCTTCCTATTCTCAAGCTAAACAATCTCTCATGTCAACTG GTTATTTTAGTGAAAACGTGATTCTTCACTTCTGGGCTTCCATGATCAGCGGCCTAGTTACGACAGCCGCTTCTATGCCTGTCGACATTGCAAAAACTAG GCTGCAAAATATGAGGTTCATTGACGGCAAGCCAGAATACAAGGGCGCAGTCGATGTACTGGGTCGCGTCGTACGCAACGAAGGAATCCTAGCTTTGTGGAAGGGATTCACGCCATACTACGCACGCATCGGACCGCACACAGTTCTCACCTTTATTTTCCTCGAACAGATGAATACGTTTTACAAGCGAAATATTCTCGGTCTCAAGGACGCCAAAGGAGGTGGCATTTAA